In Methylocystis echinoides, one genomic interval encodes:
- the obgE gene encoding GTPase ObgE has product MKFLDQAKVYVRSGDGGAGCVSFRREKFIEFGGPDGGDGGRGGDVVAECVDGLNTLIDYRYQQHFKAKTGMHGMGKNRAGGRGADAVLKVPVGTQIFEEDGETLIADLTEVGQRVVICKGGNGGFGNAHFTTSTNRAPRRANPGQSGEERTLILRLKLIADAGLVGLPNAGKSTFLASVTAAKPKIADYPFTTLHPGLGVVRADEREFVLADIPGLIEGAHEGHGLGDRFLGHVERCRVLLHLIDATGEHAGKDYKTVRGELSAYGAGLDEKPEIVALSKSDAVDPDHLKKQRERLKRAIASAGPPPEARGPLLTLSAATGAGVTEALRALGASIDASRAEAGVAAPAPWEP; this is encoded by the coding sequence ATGAAATTCCTGGATCAGGCCAAAGTCTACGTCCGCTCCGGCGACGGCGGCGCCGGCTGCGTCTCCTTCCGGCGTGAGAAATTCATCGAATTCGGCGGCCCGGACGGGGGCGACGGCGGCCGCGGCGGCGACGTCGTGGCCGAATGCGTCGACGGCCTCAATACGCTGATCGACTACCGCTACCAGCAGCATTTCAAGGCCAAGACCGGCATGCACGGCATGGGCAAGAACCGCGCCGGCGGGCGCGGCGCCGACGCCGTGCTGAAAGTGCCGGTCGGCACTCAAATCTTCGAAGAGGACGGCGAGACGCTGATCGCCGACCTCACCGAGGTCGGCCAGCGCGTGGTGATCTGCAAGGGCGGCAATGGCGGCTTCGGCAACGCCCATTTCACCACCTCGACCAACCGCGCCCCACGCCGCGCCAATCCCGGCCAGTCCGGCGAGGAGCGCACCCTCATCCTGCGGCTGAAGCTCATCGCCGACGCCGGGCTCGTCGGCCTGCCGAACGCCGGCAAATCGACGTTTCTGGCGAGCGTGACCGCGGCGAAGCCAAAGATCGCCGATTATCCGTTCACCACGCTGCACCCCGGCCTCGGCGTCGTGCGCGCCGACGAGCGGGAGTTCGTGCTCGCGGACATTCCGGGGCTGATCGAGGGCGCACATGAGGGCCACGGCCTCGGCGACCGGTTTCTGGGCCATGTCGAGCGTTGCCGCGTGCTGCTGCATCTTATCGACGCCACCGGCGAACACGCGGGCAAAGACTACAAGACCGTGCGCGGCGAGCTCTCCGCCTATGGCGCCGGGCTCGACGAGAAGCCCGAGATCGTCGCCCTCTCCAAGAGCGACGCGGTTGATCCCGACCATCTCAAGAAGCAGCGCGAGCGCCTCAAACGCGCGATCGCCAGCGCCGGCCCGCCACCCGAGGCGCGGGGCCCGCTGCTGACGCTCTCGGCCGCCACGGGCGCCGGCGTCACCGAGGCGCTGCGCGCCCTGGGGGCCAGCATCGACGCCTCCCGCGCCGAGGCGGGCGTCGCCGCGCCTGCCCCCTGGGAACCTTGA
- a CDS encoding F0F1 ATP synthase subunit delta, producing the protein MAQDGVSLSGVAGRYASALYELASEKSATDEVAAALAAFQSLMNDSPDLKRLVKSPVFTAQEQVKALDAVLGKAGVSGIAANFIRLVASKRRLFVLPDMIAAYQGLHDKAKGLVRADVTVAAPLRPDHEAALRQALAAVTGGKSVSLNVRTDPSVIGGIIVKLGSRMVDASVRTKLNSIRTRMKEVG; encoded by the coding sequence GTGGCTCAAGACGGAGTTTCGCTTTCCGGCGTCGCAGGACGTTACGCCTCCGCCCTTTACGAACTGGCGTCGGAAAAGAGCGCCACAGACGAGGTCGCCGCGGCGCTCGCCGCGTTTCAGAGCCTCATGAACGATAGCCCCGACCTGAAGCGCCTGGTGAAGAGCCCGGTGTTTACGGCGCAGGAGCAGGTCAAGGCGCTCGACGCCGTTCTCGGCAAGGCCGGCGTTTCCGGCATCGCCGCCAATTTCATCCGGCTGGTCGCCTCCAAGCGCCGCCTCTTCGTCCTTCCCGACATGATCGCCGCCTATCAGGGGCTGCACGACAAGGCCAAGGGCCTCGTGCGCGCCGACGTCACCGTCGCCGCCCCGCTGCGTCCCGATCATGAGGCGGCGCTGCGCCAGGCGCTCGCCGCGGTCACCGGCGGCAAGTCGGTCAGCCTCAATGTTCGCACTGATCCGTCGGTCATCGGCGGCATTATCGTCAAACTCGGTTCGCGCATGGTCGACGCTTCCGTTCGCACCAAGCTCAACTCAATCCGCACACGCATGAAAGAGGTCGGCTGA
- a CDS encoding DUF2946 family protein produces MIPRNDRRRHFGSTAATLLVAYLLILQGIAAGAVTSARGAALFADAICLGKSSGPLDGSPGAPIRPTRHGDACCVIHCASLGGATTPSAFVGETPPALTYIEARLAFEHALSGSEAATPPLGSRAPPAFA; encoded by the coding sequence ATGATCCCACGCAACGACAGGAGAAGGCATTTCGGCTCGACAGCGGCGACGCTGCTCGTGGCCTATCTGCTCATCCTGCAGGGGATCGCGGCGGGGGCCGTCACCAGCGCTCGCGGCGCGGCGCTTTTCGCCGACGCGATCTGCCTCGGCAAGAGCTCCGGCCCTCTCGACGGCTCGCCGGGCGCGCCGATCCGGCCCACACGCCATGGCGACGCCTGCTGCGTCATCCATTGCGCCTCCCTGGGCGGCGCGACGACGCCCTCCGCCTTTGTCGGCGAGACCCCGCCGGCGCTCACCTATATCGAGGCCCGCCTCGCCTTCGAGCATGCGTTGTCGGGATCGGAGGCGGCGACCCCGCCGCTCGGCTCGCGCGCGCCCCCCGCCTTCGCCTGA
- the rpmA gene encoding 50S ribosomal protein L27, translating into MAHKKAGGSSRNGRDSDGRRLGVKKFGGEAVLAGNIIIRQRGTKWHPGRNIGMGKDHTLFALVDGVVEFKSSRGRSSVSVAPAAQAAE; encoded by the coding sequence ATGGCTCACAAAAAAGCGGGCGGCTCGTCACGCAACGGCCGCGACTCGGATGGCCGGCGCCTCGGCGTCAAGAAATTTGGCGGCGAAGCGGTGCTCGCCGGCAACATCATCATCCGGCAGCGCGGCACCAAGTGGCATCCCGGCCGCAACATCGGGATGGGCAAGGACCACACGCTCTTCGCCCTTGTCGACGGCGTCGTCGAGTTTAAATCCAGCCGCGGGCGCTCCAGCGTATCCGTGGCGCCGGCGGCCCAGGCCGCAGAGTAA
- a CDS encoding murein L,D-transpeptidase family protein: MKPRPTHLLFAALAVAAFGLGVGALRYLPGAGKPRAGAGKVAVAPGAPHPAGGAILPGLRRGATPPPAASAPSPASAETAPAAPAAMLLPGVAPLPAMTAQPAPPAAIAAATPAPAESAPEPAATGLDGGGGVEGSVSFPPPPPTRPPEFRNAETPLPPVRPRDLAALEAPAPPDPAPPAAQPAPPAAAPAQQTPALSWSFPQWPQAAQPAPENAPAATSAPLYVDVPTPPTRPADLVKLAALAPAKDAAAPGTTEAAPAAAEGAQVARLQEPALRPAPEDAFQPPPPKFGMGDPVFVRIFKQEGQLELWLKKNGRYALFKTFPICKWSGRLGPKLKEADYQSPEGFYSVSARQLNPHSNYYRAFNVGYPNAFDRQNGRTGGLVMVHGACKSVGCFAMTDRGIEEIYNFVEAALRAGQKEIPVHIFPFRMTEANLARETGNTGGWLAFVSGGGGYSQWAGFWQNLKQGYDMFEQTGEPPVAFACGDHYEFDGGSSACRRVAGW; encoded by the coding sequence ATGAAGCCGCGCCCCACGCATCTTCTGTTCGCCGCGCTCGCCGTCGCCGCGTTCGGTCTTGGCGTCGGCGCGCTGCGTTATCTGCCCGGAGCCGGCAAGCCGCGCGCCGGCGCCGGTAAAGTCGCCGTCGCGCCCGGCGCGCCGCATCCCGCCGGCGGCGCCATCCTGCCGGGGCTGCGACGCGGCGCGACGCCGCCGCCCGCCGCCTCCGCCCCTTCCCCAGCTTCCGCCGAAACCGCCCCGGCCGCTCCGGCGGCGATGCTGCTCCCCGGCGTCGCCCCGCTCCCGGCGATGACGGCGCAGCCAGCGCCCCCTGCGGCCATCGCCGCCGCGACCCCGGCGCCCGCGGAGAGCGCGCCCGAGCCGGCCGCGACCGGTCTCGACGGCGGCGGCGGCGTGGAGGGGTCCGTGTCCTTCCCCCCGCCTCCGCCGACGCGGCCCCCCGAATTTCGCAATGCGGAAACCCCGCTGCCGCCCGTGCGGCCGCGCGACCTGGCCGCGCTGGAGGCGCCGGCCCCACCCGACCCCGCCCCGCCCGCGGCGCAGCCGGCGCCGCCTGCCGCCGCGCCCGCGCAGCAGACGCCCGCGTTATCCTGGTCTTTCCCGCAATGGCCCCAGGCCGCCCAGCCGGCGCCGGAGAACGCCCCCGCCGCGACCTCGGCGCCGCTCTACGTGGATGTGCCGACGCCGCCGACTCGGCCGGCCGATCTTGTCAAGCTCGCCGCCCTCGCGCCGGCGAAGGACGCCGCCGCCCCAGGGACGACCGAGGCTGCGCCAGCCGCCGCCGAGGGGGCACAGGTCGCGCGCCTCCAGGAGCCGGCGCTGCGGCCCGCGCCGGAAGACGCGTTCCAGCCCCCGCCGCCGAAATTCGGCATGGGCGATCCGGTCTTCGTGCGCATCTTCAAGCAGGAGGGTCAGCTCGAACTGTGGCTGAAGAAAAACGGCCGCTACGCGCTCTTCAAGACCTTCCCGATCTGCAAATGGTCGGGGCGCCTCGGCCCCAAGCTCAAAGAGGCGGATTATCAATCGCCCGAGGGCTTTTACAGCGTCTCGGCCAGGCAGCTCAATCCGCATTCCAATTATTATCGCGCCTTCAACGTCGGCTATCCCAACGCCTTCGACCGGCAGAACGGCCGCACCGGCGGGCTCGTCATGGTGCATGGCGCCTGCAAGTCGGTCGGTTGCTTCGCCATGACCGACCGCGGAATCGAGGAAATTTACAATTTCGTCGAAGCCGCCCTGCGCGCCGGGCAGAAGGAAATCCCGGTGCATATTTTTCCCTTTCGCATGACAGAGGCCAATCTCGCCCGCGAAACCGGGAACACGGGCGGCTGGCTGGCCTTCGTCAGCGGCGGCGGCGGCTATTCGCAATGGGCCGGCTTCTGGCAGAACCTCAAGCAGGGCTACGATATGTTCGAGCAGACGGGCGAGCCGCCGGTCGCCTTCGCCTGCGGCGACCACTATGAATTCGACGGCGGCTCCTCCGCCTGTCGCCGCGTCGCCGGCTGGTGA
- the atpA gene encoding F0F1 ATP synthase subunit alpha, whose amino-acid sequence MDIRAAEISAILKNEIANFGNEAEVTEVGQVLSVGDGIARVYGLDNVQAGETVEFENGVRGMALNLESDNVGIVIFGSDRDIKEGQTVKRTGAIVDVPVGKELLGRVVDALGNPIDGKGPIKATQRARVDVKAPGIIPRKSVHEPMATGLKAVDALIPIGRGQRELIIGDRQTGKTAIALDTILNQKSLNVEGAPESQKLYCVYVAVGQKRSTVAQFVKVLEERGALEYSIIVAATASDPAPMQFLAPFAGCAMGEYFRDNGMHAVIIYDDLSKQAVAYRQMSLLLRRPPGREAYPGDVFYLHSRLLERAAKLNDDRGAGSLTALPVIETQANDVSAYIPTNVISITDGQIFLETDLFYQGIRPAVNVGLSVSRVGSSAQTKATKKVAGKIKGELAQYREMAAFAQFGSDLDAVTQRLLNRGARLTELLKQPQFSPLKMEEQTCVIYAGVNGYLDPLPVNRVKAFEDGLLTILRTQHADILESIRSTKDLPAETEAKLKGVVETFAKSFA is encoded by the coding sequence ATGGATATCCGCGCCGCTGAAATTTCCGCGATCCTCAAGAACGAGATCGCCAACTTTGGCAATGAGGCCGAAGTCACCGAGGTCGGCCAGGTTCTGTCCGTCGGCGACGGCATCGCCCGCGTCTACGGCCTCGACAATGTGCAGGCCGGCGAGACCGTCGAATTCGAGAACGGCGTGCGCGGCATGGCGCTGAACCTCGAGAGCGACAACGTCGGCATCGTTATCTTCGGCTCCGACCGCGACATTAAGGAAGGCCAGACGGTCAAGCGCACCGGCGCCATCGTCGACGTGCCCGTCGGCAAGGAGCTTCTCGGACGCGTCGTCGACGCGCTCGGCAATCCGATCGACGGCAAAGGCCCGATCAAGGCGACCCAGCGCGCCCGCGTCGACGTCAAGGCGCCCGGCATCATTCCGCGCAAGTCGGTGCACGAGCCGATGGCGACCGGCCTCAAGGCCGTGGACGCGCTGATCCCGATCGGCCGCGGCCAGCGCGAGCTCATCATCGGCGACCGCCAGACCGGCAAGACCGCCATTGCGCTCGACACGATCCTGAACCAGAAGTCGCTGAACGTCGAAGGCGCGCCCGAGAGCCAGAAGCTCTACTGCGTCTATGTCGCCGTCGGCCAGAAGCGTTCGACCGTCGCGCAATTCGTGAAGGTGCTCGAGGAGCGCGGCGCGCTCGAATATTCGATCATCGTCGCCGCGACCGCTTCCGATCCGGCCCCGATGCAGTTCCTGGCGCCCTTCGCCGGCTGCGCCATGGGCGAATATTTCCGCGACAACGGCATGCACGCCGTGATCATCTACGACGATCTGTCCAAGCAGGCCGTCGCCTATCGCCAGATGTCGCTGCTGCTGCGCCGCCCGCCGGGCCGCGAAGCCTATCCGGGCGACGTCTTCTATCTGCATTCGCGCCTGCTCGAGCGCGCCGCCAAGCTCAACGACGACCGCGGCGCCGGGTCGCTCACCGCGCTGCCGGTCATCGAGACGCAGGCCAACGACGTGTCGGCCTATATTCCGACCAACGTGATTTCGATCACCGACGGCCAGATCTTTCTCGAGACGGATCTGTTCTACCAGGGCATCCGCCCGGCGGTGAACGTGGGTCTCTCCGTGTCGCGCGTCGGCTCCTCGGCGCAGACCAAGGCGACGAAGAAGGTCGCCGGCAAGATCAAGGGCGAATTGGCGCAGTATCGCGAAATGGCGGCCTTCGCCCAGTTCGGCTCCGATCTCGACGCGGTGACGCAGCGCTTGCTCAACCGCGGCGCGCGCCTCACCGAGCTCCTCAAGCAGCCGCAGTTCTCGCCGCTGAAGATGGAAGAGCAGACCTGCGTGATCTACGCCGGCGTCAACGGCTATCTCGATCCGCTGCCGGTCAACCGCGTCAAGGCCTTCGAAGACGGGCTGTTGACGATCCTGCGCACGCAGCACGCCGACATTCTCGAAAGCATCCGTTCGACGAAGGATCTGCCCGCGGAGACGGAAGCGAAGCTCAAGGGCGTGGTCGAAACTTTCGCGAAGTCCTTCGCCTGA
- a CDS encoding GNAT family N-acetyltransferase, with the protein MFPEITHDDVFRLETERMWLRWPRMSDADAIARLAGDPDVAAQTANIPHPYYLRDAEQFIRRARAENESGQGLVLALAFKRRPNEAIGVIGAHGSDFRGTAQLGYWLGREFWGQGLMTEAARVFVDMIFGVSSLGEIVCDALPGNLASRRVQEKLGFVSLGEAEIDAPARGARLKVLRTRLSRGAAHTAFGARRPRLTST; encoded by the coding sequence ATGTTTCCCGAGATTACCCACGACGACGTTTTCAGGCTGGAAACCGAACGGATGTGGCTGCGGTGGCCGCGGATGTCGGACGCCGACGCCATCGCGCGCCTCGCGGGCGATCCGGACGTCGCCGCGCAGACCGCCAATATTCCGCACCCCTATTATCTGCGTGACGCCGAGCAGTTCATCCGTCGCGCGCGCGCCGAAAACGAGTCGGGTCAGGGGCTCGTGCTGGCGCTCGCCTTCAAGCGGCGGCCCAACGAAGCGATCGGCGTCATCGGCGCGCATGGGTCGGATTTTCGCGGAACCGCGCAACTGGGTTACTGGCTCGGTCGGGAATTTTGGGGCCAGGGCCTGATGACGGAAGCCGCGCGGGTCTTCGTCGACATGATTTTCGGCGTCTCCTCGCTCGGCGAGATCGTCTGCGACGCCCTGCCCGGCAATCTCGCCTCCCGCCGCGTGCAGGAGAAGCTCGGCTTCGTAAGCCTCGGCGAGGCGGAAATCGACGCGCCGGCCCGCGGCGCGCGGCTGAAGGTCCTGCGCACGCGGCTCTCGCGCGGCGCAGCCCATACCGCCTTTGGCGCGCGCCGCCCCAGATTGACGTCAACGTGA
- a CDS encoding S-methyl-5'-thioadenosine phosphorylase — protein sequence MTRAVVGIIGGSGVYELPGAENVRRERVTTPWGEPSDELVFGEIGGTKAVFLPRHGRGHRLAPSSINYRANIDAMKRAGVTDIISVSACGSFKSQFFPGLFVLVDQFVDRTFARQSSFFGDGCVAHVSLAHPIAPLLSGRIAAAARAEGIEIAVGGTYVCMEGPQFSTYAESLHYKAAGFDLIGMTAMPEAKLAREAEISYATIAMVTDFDCWHPEHDHVDVASVIEIVRRNSAAAARLVARVLKDFPPEHEPCPIGSDRALDNAILTAPEARDPALLRKLDAVMARVNARRS from the coding sequence ATGACGCGCGCGGTTGTCGGCATCATTGGCGGTTCAGGGGTCTACGAACTGCCCGGCGCCGAGAATGTGCGGCGGGAGCGGGTCACGACGCCGTGGGGGGAACCCTCCGACGAGTTGGTTTTCGGGGAGATCGGCGGCACGAAGGCGGTGTTTCTGCCCCGCCACGGCCGCGGCCACCGGCTCGCCCCGTCGTCGATCAACTATCGCGCCAATATTGACGCGATGAAGCGCGCCGGCGTCACGGACATCATTTCCGTCTCCGCCTGCGGCTCGTTCAAATCCCAATTTTTCCCGGGCCTTTTCGTGCTCGTCGACCAGTTCGTCGACCGCACCTTCGCGCGCCAGTCGTCGTTCTTTGGCGACGGCTGCGTGGCGCATGTCTCCCTGGCGCATCCGATCGCGCCGCTGCTGTCGGGGCGCATCGCCGCAGCGGCGCGCGCGGAAGGGATCGAGATCGCGGTCGGCGGGACCTACGTCTGCATGGAGGGGCCGCAGTTCTCGACCTACGCCGAATCGCTTCACTACAAGGCGGCGGGCTTCGATCTCATCGGCATGACCGCCATGCCCGAGGCCAAGCTCGCCCGAGAGGCCGAGATATCCTACGCGACGATCGCCATGGTGACCGACTTCGACTGCTGGCATCCCGAGCACGATCATGTCGACGTGGCGTCGGTGATCGAGATCGTGCGCAGGAACTCGGCCGCGGCTGCGCGTCTCGTGGCGCGGGTGCTGAAGGATTTTCCGCCCGAACACGAGCCATGCCCCATCGGCTCCGACCGCGCGCTCGACAACGCCATTCTAACGGCGCCGGAAGCGCGCGACCCGGCTTTGCTGAGAAAGCTCGACGCGGTGATGGCGCGGGTGAACGCCCGGCGCTCATAG
- the rplU gene encoding 50S ribosomal protein L21: MFAVIKTGGKQYSVSAGDIITVMALEGAPGDKVTFDEVLMIGGDSPKIGAPTVAGASVSGEIVEQARSAKSIAFKKRRRQNSKRKRGHRQDLTLVKILAI; encoded by the coding sequence ATGTTCGCAGTCATCAAAACCGGCGGCAAGCAGTATAGCGTGTCCGCTGGAGACATTATCACGGTCATGGCGCTCGAGGGCGCGCCGGGCGACAAGGTCACTTTCGACGAGGTGCTGATGATCGGGGGCGACTCCCCCAAGATCGGCGCTCCCACCGTCGCAGGCGCCAGCGTGTCGGGCGAGATCGTCGAGCAGGCGCGCAGCGCCAAGTCGATCGCCTTCAAGAAGCGCCGCCGCCAGAACTCCAAGCGCAAGCGCGGCCATCGCCAGGACTTGACGCTCGTCAAGATTCTCGCGATCTAA
- a CDS encoding adenine phosphoribosyltransferase yields MPLRAAIRTIPDYPKEGILFRDITTLLGDAKAFRKAVDELVQPWAGMKIEKVAGMEARGFILGGAVAHQLSSGFIPIRKKGKLPHETVSIAYELEYGTDEMEMHVDAVAQGERVILVDDLIATGGTATGAIRLLQKMGADVVAACFVIDLPDLGGAKKIEALGVPVRTLVAFEGH; encoded by the coding sequence ATGCCGCTTCGCGCCGCCATTCGCACGATTCCGGATTATCCGAAGGAAGGCATTCTCTTCCGCGACATCACGACGCTGCTCGGCGACGCCAAGGCGTTTCGCAAGGCGGTGGACGAACTCGTTCAGCCCTGGGCGGGGATGAAGATCGAGAAGGTCGCCGGCATGGAGGCCCGCGGCTTCATTCTCGGCGGCGCGGTCGCCCATCAACTCTCCTCGGGATTCATCCCGATTCGCAAAAAAGGCAAATTGCCGCACGAGACTGTGTCGATTGCCTATGAGCTGGAATATGGGACGGACGAGATGGAGATGCATGTCGACGCCGTCGCGCAAGGCGAGCGCGTCATTCTCGTCGACGATCTGATCGCCACCGGCGGCACCGCGACGGGCGCGATCCGGCTCTTGCAGAAAATGGGGGCGGATGTGGTCGCAGCCTGTTTCGTCATCGACCTTCCCGATCTCGGCGGCGCGAAGAAGATCGAGGCGCTCGGCGTGCCGGTGCGCACCCTCGTCGCCTTCGAGGGACATTGA
- a CDS encoding O-methyltransferase, giving the protein MTESWRAVDDYIANRLIAPEEGQHSTLDANKRAGLPAIDVSAPQGKLLHLLAAATGATRILEIGTLGGYSTIWLARALAPSGKVVTIEFEPRHAEIARDNITREGVAEKVDLRVGAALDILPKLAAEGGAPFDLSFIDADKTNNAAYFKWALQLSRPGALIVVDNVVREGAVADAATTDDGGLGARALFDAVAAEPRVAATAIQTVGSKGWDGFLIARVK; this is encoded by the coding sequence ATGACAGAGAGTTGGCGAGCGGTCGACGATTACATTGCAAATCGCCTCATCGCGCCCGAGGAGGGGCAGCACTCGACGCTCGACGCCAACAAGCGCGCCGGCCTGCCCGCAATCGATGTTTCTGCGCCGCAGGGCAAGCTTTTGCATCTGCTCGCCGCCGCGACCGGCGCCACGCGCATTCTCGAAATCGGAACCCTCGGCGGCTATTCGACGATCTGGTTGGCGCGGGCGCTGGCGCCGAGCGGCAAGGTCGTGACGATCGAATTCGAGCCGCGCCATGCAGAGATTGCGCGCGACAATATCACGCGCGAGGGCGTCGCGGAGAAAGTCGATCTGCGGGTCGGCGCCGCGCTCGACATTCTGCCGAAGCTGGCCGCCGAAGGCGGCGCGCCCTTCGATCTCTCTTTCATCGACGCCGACAAGACCAACAATGCAGCCTATTTCAAATGGGCGCTCCAACTCTCCCGGCCGGGCGCATTAATCGTCGTCGATAATGTCGTAAGGGAAGGGGCGGTCGCCGACGCCGCCACGACGGATGACGGCGGCCTCGGCGCGCGGGCGCTCTTCGACGCCGTCGCCGCCGAGCCGCGCGTCGCCGCGACGGCGATCCAGACGGTCGGCTCGAAGGGTTGGGACGGTTTTCTGATCGCGCGCGTCAAATAA